From a region of the Deltaproteobacteria bacterium genome:
- the ftsL gene encoding cell division protein FtsL, with amino-acid sequence MAKDMVIASRDALKEDRESGCVLTRFGYSPFIFIAMVIMAVAVLYVWSHNLMTTLEYQVATEINKKDALMEEQKKLLVELATLKSPKRITSLAIEKLQMTYPEREQVFFIEDPGQTK; translated from the coding sequence ATGGCAAAAGATATGGTCATCGCATCGCGGGACGCCCTGAAAGAAGATAGGGAATCAGGGTGCGTTCTGACCAGATTCGGCTATTCCCCCTTCATTTTCATTGCCATGGTCATCATGGCTGTCGCTGTTTTGTACGTATGGTCACATAACCTGATGACAACTCTCGAATACCAAGTCGCAACAGAAATCAATAAAAAAGATGCGCTTATGGAAGAGCAGAAAAAGTTACTGGTTGAACTGGCAACGCTGAAATCCCCCAAAAGAATCACCTCCCTGGCCATAGAGAAATTACAGATGACCTACCCGGAACGGGAACAGGTTTTCTTTATTGAAGATCCGGGGCAGACGAAATGA
- the rsmH gene encoding 16S rRNA (cytosine(1402)-N(4))-methyltransferase RsmH, with protein sequence MYGGPGDLRKNGEWRSYHKPVLLEEVIVSLRCQPGGIFVDGTIGGGGHARRILEATSPDGLLIGLDRDDDALQESGKRLASFGARKILRKANFCRMAEILCEEGIEKVDGILLDLGVSSHQLDTPERGFSFSSDAPLDMRMDKDQTISAYEFINHASEAELQQVIWECGEETMARRIARAIVRARRTSPVMTTASLSDIVVRAIPPGQRNRRIHPATKTFQAIRIHVNDELNNLRQAISSGVDKLKDGGRFSIFSFQSLEDRIVKNAFRLWSKSCVCPPDIPVCICGHQARLRILTAKPITPATREINMNPRARSARLRTAERI encoded by the coding sequence ATGTATGGTGGACCTGGGGATTTAAGGAAGAATGGCGAATGGCGCTCCTATCACAAGCCCGTTCTGCTCGAGGAAGTAATCGTCAGCCTCCGTTGTCAACCCGGCGGTATCTTCGTCGACGGGACCATCGGTGGAGGGGGACACGCCAGACGCATCCTGGAGGCCACAAGCCCTGACGGCCTTCTCATTGGTTTGGATAGAGATGATGACGCGTTACAGGAATCGGGAAAACGGCTTGCTTCTTTCGGTGCCCGTAAAATTCTCCGGAAGGCAAATTTTTGCCGAATGGCGGAAATCCTTTGTGAAGAAGGAATCGAAAAAGTGGACGGTATCCTCCTGGACCTTGGCGTATCTTCCCATCAACTGGACACCCCGGAGCGGGGCTTCAGTTTTTCATCTGACGCCCCCCTGGATATGAGGATGGACAAAGACCAGACAATCAGCGCTTACGAATTTATTAACCATGCCTCGGAGGCCGAATTGCAGCAGGTAATCTGGGAATGCGGAGAGGAAACGATGGCCAGAAGAATCGCTCGTGCCATCGTACGGGCCAGAAGAACCAGTCCGGTCATGACGACCGCGTCTTTGAGCGATATTGTAGTCCGGGCCATCCCACCGGGCCAACGGAACCGGAGAATCCACCCGGCGACAAAAACATTTCAGGCCATACGCATCCATGTCAACGATGAACTGAACAACCTGAGACAGGCCATCTCCTCTGGAGTGGACAAATTGAAAGACGGGGGACGTTTTTCCATCTTCTCCTTTCAATCACTGGAAGACAGAATCGTGAAAAACGCCTTTCGTCTCTGGTCAAAGAGTTGTGTTTGCCCTCCAGACATCCCGGTTTGTATCTGTGGACACCAGGCCAGATTAAGGATTCTGACTGCAAAACCCATAACCCCCGCAACGAGGGAAATTAACATGAATCCCCGGGCCAGAAGCGCCCGCCTGAGAACCGCCGAGAGGATCTAG